A segment of the Agarivorans albus genome:
GCTTTTGCTCCTTGTCTAGCCTTGTTATTAAGCTCGTTGGCCACTGCTTATTAACCTGGTCGGCTTTATTTAGCTAAGTGTTCACCTGTTTGTAAATTGCCACTGTATCTAACGTAAATTGCGACCCAAACATGTAGCTTTTACGTAGTTGTAATTACAGTTACAAAAATAAAACAGCCTCAATGATAAACACCTAACCTTGTCTTAAATCGAGATATAAATTAAACAACCGTTTAAAAACCTCCCCAAGACCCTGTTTTTTATAACACCGAGAAAAACAAAAGCAAAGCTTTATTTAAAGTATTAACTCTATTTTATTAACAAATAGTCAACCTTCCGTTTACTACCTTTGTCGAAAAAAGAAATTTAATTACGTAATATAAATACAAGTTGACGAACAAGTAACCCAAAACACCCAAGCCAATTGACGCTTACGTAAAGGTAAATCGGTTGGCTAGGTCTCATAGAAGGACAATTAGACGAAAGTTACATTATATTTAATAAGCACTTACAAGCTGTTTTAAACAACAGTTTAAAATTATATTAACGGTGTTGTTTTCGCCAACTAAGCAACTAATGATACATAAGCTGGAAAAGTTGTTATTAAACAGAAATGGATTTTTGAAGAGATCAGACCAGGGAAATGAAAAAAAATTAAATATTTTTCTCTAAAAACTAAAAAAGCTGGCCAATCGCCAGCTTTTTTATCACCTAAACCTTAGCCTTAAAGCAGCTTTTCCACTTCATCTCCGGCTAAATGGCGAATATCTTTACCTCTTACGAAGTAGATAATGTACTCAGCAATGTTTTGACAACGGTCGCCTACTCGCTCAATAGCACGTGCAGCATTTAAGGCATCTAGCACTTGAGGAATAGAACGAGGGTCTTCCATCATATAAGTCATCAACTCACGAATAAGGCGCTCGTATTCTTTATCCACCTTTTTATCTTCTTGGTGAACACTCCACGCCATTTCTACATCCATACGTGCGAAACCATCTAACACGTCATGCAGCATTTTGGCGGTGTGCTGGCCCAAGTGCTCTAAGCTACTTAGAGACGCCTTAAGCGGTTTATCCATGTTACGCTCAACCATGCGGGCAATGCTTTCTGCTGCATCACCAATACGCTCTAAATCAGCAATGGTTTTAATAATCGCCATTACAATACGTAAGTCACTAGCTGCAGGTTGGCGCTTAGCAATAATGCGAGTGCACTCTTCATCAATAGCAACTTCAAAAGAGTTTACTTTGCTGTCGGTGCTAATCACCTTGCTCACTAACTCTGCGTCAGGTCGGCTTAACAGGCTAAGGGCGTCAATCAGTTGCTGTTCAACTAAGCCACCCATTGCCATAATTTGGTTGCGCACATGATCCAGTTCAGCATTAAACTGACCAGATATGTGTTTGTTCATGTTTAACTTATCCATATCTTTTCCTCAGCGACGGTTGGGTTAACCGTAACGGCCTGTAATGTAATCTTCGGTTTGCTTCTTCGCTGGTGTTGTAAACAAGGTATTGGTATCAGCATATTCCACCATGTCGCCCATATACATAAAGGCGGTTTGGTCTGATACTCGCGCAGCTTGTTGCATGTTGTGAGTTACAATCACCACGGTGTAACGACTCTTGAGGTCGTTAATCAACTCTTCAATCGTCAATGTAGAAATTGGGTCAAGTGCTGATGTAGGTTCATCCAATAATAGCACTTCAGGTTCTATCGCAATGGCGCGGGCAATCACCAAACGCTGTTGCTGACCACCAGATAAGCCAAAAGCATTCTCGTGTAAGCGGTCTTTTACCTCTTCCCACAAGGCTGCACCACGTAGTGAGCGTTCTACGGCTTCATCTAATACGCGGCGATCTTTAATACCTTGAAGGCGTAAACCATATACTACATTCTCGTAAATAGACTTTGGGAATGGGTTTGGACGCTGAAACACCATACCAACGTTACGACGTAGCGCGGCTACGTCTACGCTTTTATCGTAAATGTTTTGTCCGTGTAGCAAGATCTCTCCGCTAATCTTACAAATATCAACCAAGTCATTCATACGGTTAATACAGCGCAGTAAGGTTGATTTACCGCAGCCCGACGGGCCAATAAAGGCGGTAACTTGCCCTTTCGGGATCTTCATCGACACATCGAACAAAGCTTGTTTGTTGCCGTAGTAAAGATCCAGGTTCTTTACTTCCAATGCAGTTTGCTCTGCAGTTAAGTTAGCCAAATCTAATTTAGTATCTCGACTATTTTCTGTATTCAAAGAAATCATTTTTTTTCCTACAAATTGCCGTTAGCTTATTGGTCTAACGTTTTAAACTTTTCGCGTAAACGGTTACGGATTTGGATGGCTGCTAAGTTTAAGCCAATAATAACCGTTACCAATAAAAATGCCGTGGCGTACACCAAAGGTCGAGCTGCTTCTACGTTCGGGCTTTGGAAACCCACATCATAAATGTGGAAGCCTAAGTGCATGAACTTGCGCTCTAGGTGAATGAACGGGAAGTTGCCATCAAGCGGTAATGTTGGTGCTAGTTTCACTACACCTACTAACATCAATGGTGCTACTTCACCGGCTGCACGGGCTACCGCCAAAATAAGGCCAGTCATAATCGCCGGGCTCGCCATAGGAATAACAATACGCCACAGCGTTTCTGCTTTGGTAGCACCTAAAGCTAGTGAGCCTTGACGCACCGCACTAGGAATACGCGACAAACCTTCTTCGGTAGATACAATCACCACTGGTAAGGTAAGAATAGCCAAGGTTAGGGCTGCCCAAATTACACCAGGTGAGCCAAAGGTCGGTGTAGGTAGTGACTCTTGATAGAACAAGGAATCAATACTGCCACCTAGCATATAAACAAAGAAACCTAAGCCAAATACACCGTAAACAATGGATGGAACACCTGCGAGGTTGATTACCGCAATGCGAATCAAACGGGTAAAGCTGTTATTGCCGGCATATTCGTGCAAGTAAATGGCTGCTACAACCCCTAGAGGCGTAACAATAACGGCCATCAACATCACCATGAATACCGTACCAAAGATAGCTGGGAATACCCCGCCTTCGGTATTAGCTTCACGTGGCTCAGACACAATAAATTTAACCGCCTGATGCCCCCAATGTGCTAGTTTTTGGAACCAGTTCATCTCATTTGGGAAGAACACATCCAATACATTATCCATTGGAATTGTCACCAACTCACCGCGCATATCACGGATAATTAATTGGTCACGGCGTGCTTCATCACGGTAAGCAAATAGTTGCTTCTCGAGTACCAAGTAGTCTTGATGCAATTGCTCGGCGTCGGCTTCAATACCGGCTAAGCGTTCAGGCGTTAGTTCATCAGCCAGCTCATACTTGCGCTGCTTTAAACGTAAACGCTCTAGGCTGTAGTTAATGCCACCAATATCATGACGCTGCAGCGAGTCGGCTTGATCAATAATGCCATTAGAGCGCTCTAACAACTCAAACAGCTTTTCGTGGTCAGCATCATCAGCAGCATTAATGGTGGTGTCACCTTTAACAATACCTTCAACGTAACCGTAAAAGTTACCGTTGGTGCGACGCTCAACTACTGCAATGCCTTCGGGCTGCTTTTTCGATAAGATTTCATTCTCGGTTAACCAACGAAAATCTAAGTTTACGTATTCACGGTTACCAGTCTTAATCAAAAAGCGCTCTACAAAATCGCCATCTAAGCCTTCTAAATTTGCACCAGAGGCTTTTAAGCGCTCAATAGGCACAAGCTCGGTGTCATACAACTCGCCAATCACAGTTTGAGTTTCACCAAACTGTTTGACTTCCATTTCAAGTACAGGACTTGGCCAGAAATAGACCAGACCGCGTGCGGCAATTAACAGCAGCAATCCAATCACTGCTACTAAGCTTATGCTTACCGCACCCGCTGTCATCCAAATCCACGGGTTACCTGATTTAAACCACTTATTCATCGGTTAGTTCCCATATCCCTATTTACAGCGAGCTGTATTTGTCGCGCAGACGTTGGCGCACAAATTCAGCAATGGTGTTAAATGCAAAGGTAAATACAAACAATACAAAGGCTGCTAAGAACAGCACTCGGTAGTGAGAGCTTCCCACTTCAGACTCTGGCATCTCTACCGCAATATTTGCCGACAAAGTACGCATGCCTTGGAAGATACTCCAATCCATTACTGGCGTATTACCGGTGGCCATAAGTACAATCATGGTTTCACCCACTGCGCGGCCAAGGCCCATCATTACCGCCGAGAAAATACCCGGGCTAGCGGTTAAAATCACCACTTTAGTGAGGGTTTGCCAAGGCGTGGCACCCAATGCTAAAGAGCCATTACTCAAATGCTTTGGCACCGAGAAAATTGCGTCTTCTGCAATAGAGAAAATCGTCGGAATAACCGCAAAGCCCATGGCTAAACCCACCACCATAGAGTTACGTTGGTCGAAGTTAATGCCTAGCTCGTTGGTTAGGTATAAACGTGCATCGCCGTCGAACATCCATTGCTCAAGCGCTGGACTAATTTGGATACAGCCCCAGCCAATAAACAAAACAACTGGAATAAGTACGATTGCATCCCAACCTTCTGGCAGCAACTGGCGTACTTTCTTCGGCATTTTTGACCAAGCAAAAGCAGTGAGCAAAAAGCCTACCGGTAGCAACAACATAATGGCAATTACGCCAGGTAAGTTGTCTTCAATTAATGGCGCTAACCATAAACCCGCCAAAAAGCCCAAAATTACCGTGGGTAAAGCTTCCATAATTTCTACGGTAGGCTTAACCACTTTGCGCAGAGGCGCTGACATAAAGTAAGCAGTGTAGATAGCCCCAGCTAAAGCAATAGGCGCTGCAAACAACATCGCGTAAAAAGCGGCTTTAATGGTACCAAAAGAAATTGGCACTAAGCTGAGCTTAGGCTCAAAGTCATCACTGGCTGAGGTTGATTGCCATACATATTGCGGCTCAGGGTAACCTTCGTACCAAATTTTGCTCCACAAGGCGCGCCACGTTACTTCTGGGTGCTCGTTATCTACGTGATAAAACTCAAGACCGTTTTCAGTCTCAGTGAGTAGACCACTGGCTCGCGGTGAGAAAGCTAAACTAAAGGCTTTAGCATCGGTCATTTCACGAACTAAACGGCCACCGCCGGTTGTGTGGAATAAGGTAATAGAGCCATCTTCCCCACTTACAGCAAAGCCCTTACGGAAGTACTCAACGCCAATTTCGTTTACTTTAGCGCCTGCATCAAATTCACGAATTTGCGTAAGCTTACGTACCCCATCTTTTGCAACATCAAACCACTGGCTTACTTTGCCATTGTCGTTTGCAACAATTAATGAACTTGCACCGGTTAGTAAGGCAATATCAGTGACATTGCTGTCGGTGCTATTAATAAAGTCCACTGAATTTAAGCGCACATTATCAATATCGGAGATATTGTAGTTAGCCAGCTGATTGCCGTTACGAATGTATAAACGGCGTAAGTCTGGCGTTACCAAAATTTGATCGATGTTGCTTGGCAAGCTAGGAATATCGGCCGTTTCGGGCAGCCATTCCAAAGACTCACTAAACATGTCTTCTTCGGCTTCGTAACGAACCAACAAGCCTCGGCCATCAGCGGTAACTGCTGCCACCACAGCCGACTCTTCTTGACGCTCAAAAGCCAACTGCTCAATGGCTTGGCCTTGTGGGTCAATAACTAGCGCTTGCTCACCCATCGGGTAAGCAATGCTTGGCGTAATCAAACGCTTGTCGTTAGGGTAACTAATACCAAATTTAGGTGAAACTATGTAAGCCAAGCCATCACTGGTACCGTAAGCCACCAAACCTTGGTTTGGCACTGTGCGGTCTGACGCAGTAATGTCTGCTTCAACTTGATAGTCTTGAAACTCGCGCTGGCTATCGATTAGGTTAAAAAAGCTTAACTGCCCGTCTTCATTAAAGCGGTAGGCAATTTCGTTTTGCTCTTCAACACCAATAGCCACTGTGGCACTGCTATCTTGTAACGGAATCGTTTTAGATTTTTCTAAACTCGCGCCGTAGAAGATAGGTGCAACTACATATAATAAATAGAAGAAAATTAAGATCAGTGCTAATAGAACAACAATCCCGCCAGCACTTACGCTGTAGCGGGTTAGTCGGTCCTTAATTAGCCGCTGAGCACTACTATTAAATGACACTGACTGCGTCATATATCCCTCACAATTTAATAGGTCTGGCGAAAGTATATGGCAGTTTTATGACAGTATTGTTACAGGGTGAAATACTAAAAAAAAAGTCACAATTGGGTGGGATAAAAAACGTTCACCAACTATGATTAACAAGTGTATGTTACATTTGTATGTACCTAATATTACAAAGAAATTATATTGCATGCTTGGCTGGCTTTTTACCCAAGCGCAGCTTTTAGTAGCTTCCTAATTACTTAAAAGCTATGCATACTTTAAACCCTCAGAAACATCGCTAATAGTTTGCTGTCATAAAACTATTGTGCGCTAGGCTATGGAGCAACAAGATGAAACAACTCGTGGTAAGTGTAATTGGCAAAGA
Coding sequences within it:
- the phoU gene encoding phosphate signaling complex protein PhoU; translation: MDKLNMNKHISGQFNAELDHVRNQIMAMGGLVEQQLIDALSLLSRPDAELVSKVISTDSKVNSFEVAIDEECTRIIAKRQPAASDLRIVMAIIKTIADLERIGDAAESIARMVERNMDKPLKASLSSLEHLGQHTAKMLHDVLDGFARMDVEMAWSVHQEDKKVDKEYERLIRELMTYMMEDPRSIPQVLDALNAARAIERVGDRCQNIAEYIIYFVRGKDIRHLAGDEVEKLL
- the pstB gene encoding phosphate ABC transporter ATP-binding protein PstB, coding for MISLNTENSRDTKLDLANLTAEQTALEVKNLDLYYGNKQALFDVSMKIPKGQVTAFIGPSGCGKSTLLRCINRMNDLVDICKISGEILLHGQNIYDKSVDVAALRRNVGMVFQRPNPFPKSIYENVVYGLRLQGIKDRRVLDEAVERSLRGAALWEEVKDRLHENAFGLSGGQQQRLVIARAIAIEPEVLLLDEPTSALDPISTLTIEELINDLKSRYTVVIVTHNMQQAARVSDQTAFMYMGDMVEYADTNTLFTTPAKKQTEDYITGRYG
- the pstA gene encoding phosphate ABC transporter permease PstA, which codes for MNKWFKSGNPWIWMTAGAVSISLVAVIGLLLLIAARGLVYFWPSPVLEMEVKQFGETQTVIGELYDTELVPIERLKASGANLEGLDGDFVERFLIKTGNREYVNLDFRWLTENEILSKKQPEGIAVVERRTNGNFYGYVEGIVKGDTTINAADDADHEKLFELLERSNGIIDQADSLQRHDIGGINYSLERLRLKQRKYELADELTPERLAGIEADAEQLHQDYLVLEKQLFAYRDEARRDQLIIRDMRGELVTIPMDNVLDVFFPNEMNWFQKLAHWGHQAVKFIVSEPREANTEGGVFPAIFGTVFMVMLMAVIVTPLGVVAAIYLHEYAGNNSFTRLIRIAVINLAGVPSIVYGVFGLGFFVYMLGGSIDSLFYQESLPTPTFGSPGVIWAALTLAILTLPVVIVSTEEGLSRIPSAVRQGSLALGATKAETLWRIVIPMASPAIMTGLILAVARAAGEVAPLMLVGVVKLAPTLPLDGNFPFIHLERKFMHLGFHIYDVGFQSPNVEAARPLVYATAFLLVTVIIGLNLAAIQIRNRLREKFKTLDQ
- a CDS encoding ABC transporter permease subunit; the protein is MTQSVSFNSSAQRLIKDRLTRYSVSAGGIVVLLALILIFFYLLYVVAPIFYGASLEKSKTIPLQDSSATVAIGVEEQNEIAYRFNEDGQLSFFNLIDSQREFQDYQVEADITASDRTVPNQGLVAYGTSDGLAYIVSPKFGISYPNDKRLITPSIAYPMGEQALVIDPQGQAIEQLAFERQEESAVVAAVTADGRGLLVRYEAEEDMFSESLEWLPETADIPSLPSNIDQILVTPDLRRLYIRNGNQLANYNISDIDNVRLNSVDFINSTDSNVTDIALLTGASSLIVANDNGKVSQWFDVAKDGVRKLTQIREFDAGAKVNEIGVEYFRKGFAVSGEDGSITLFHTTGGGRLVREMTDAKAFSLAFSPRASGLLTETENGLEFYHVDNEHPEVTWRALWSKIWYEGYPEPQYVWQSTSASDDFEPKLSLVPISFGTIKAAFYAMLFAAPIALAGAIYTAYFMSAPLRKVVKPTVEIMEALPTVILGFLAGLWLAPLIEDNLPGVIAIMLLLPVGFLLTAFAWSKMPKKVRQLLPEGWDAIVLIPVVLFIGWGCIQISPALEQWMFDGDARLYLTNELGINFDQRNSMVVGLAMGFAVIPTIFSIAEDAIFSVPKHLSNGSLALGATPWQTLTKVVILTASPGIFSAVMMGLGRAVGETMIVLMATGNTPVMDWSIFQGMRTLSANIAVEMPESEVGSSHYRVLFLAAFVLFVFTFAFNTIAEFVRQRLRDKYSSL